One window of Dehalobacterium formicoaceticum genomic DNA carries:
- the yunB gene encoding sporulation protein YunB, producing the protein MRRKNRKKFVYLFITFIILGSFLIFLDLILRPAIIKVAESKTQLMATKIINEAVQKNVSMINYQDLMGIHKDNDNRIVLMMPDTVLINRISTQTTLDVEKELEKIETQGFTLPLGLVTGSTLFSNTGPPIRIGIIPLGMIDVTMEDEFVEAGINQTKHRIYLNVNTNLQIVVPFLRSDVNVSVDVPITESIIVGPVPEWYMKFNSQGEMTVPGINPRMGE; encoded by the coding sequence GTGAGAAGAAAAAATCGAAAAAAATTTGTTTATTTGTTCATCACCTTTATTATCTTGGGCAGTTTTCTGATCTTTCTGGATCTCATCTTACGACCGGCAATTATAAAAGTAGCAGAAAGCAAGACGCAGTTAATGGCCACAAAAATCATCAATGAAGCTGTACAGAAGAATGTTTCCATGATTAATTATCAGGATCTCATGGGAATCCATAAAGATAATGACAATCGTATTGTACTCATGATGCCGGATACGGTGTTGATCAACAGGATTTCCACCCAGACCACTCTAGATGTCGAAAAGGAATTAGAAAAGATAGAAACGCAAGGGTTTACTTTGCCCCTAGGATTGGTTACAGGCAGCACTTTATTTTCTAATACGGGTCCTCCCATCAGAATTGGCATCATTCCTTTGGGTATGATCGATGTGACCATGGAAGATGAATTTGTTGAGGCAGGAATTAATCAAACCAAGCATCGCATTTATTTAAATGTAAATACGAATCTGCAAATTGTCGTTCCGTTTCTACGTTCTGACGTAAATGTAAGCGTAGATGTTCCCATTACGGAAAGCATCATCGTTGGACCGGTTCCGGAATGGTATATGAAATTCAATTCTCAGGGAGAAATGACTGTTCCCGGTATTAATCCAAGGATGGGAGAATAG
- a CDS encoding transglycosylase domain-containing protein, whose translation MTTEPEKKRKIKLSRVLLLSFIFILIIGFGSGLGLLLGIVKDLPDWDAADLESKSTSFVYDINGDMVVKLHRAENRVPVKLDAIPDSLINAFLATEDVRFWQHHGVDVKRVFGALAADIRNRNFSEGASTLTMQLVRNAILEDQDKKIERKIKEALLAIQVERNYTKDEILTMYLNEIYFGHGTHGVQTASQLYFGKDVGELTLGESAMLTGLVRNPRNYSPFLNLDNAIHIRNVVLNNMLQYGMISQEEADQAKQEKPKLADYQQQNLYAYPWFTDYVIDQAEDLIEAAGMEPSQIYTGGLRIHTTLDPVIQKAAEDAYANESFFPASNTNDPVQSAMAVMDPKTGEVRALIGGREHLTKRGLNRATDIKRQPGSAFKPISVYAPALEDGFAPSSRVNDVPTTFGSSKYPYKPVNYDGRYRGSVTMRKAVEDSINVPAVKFLSMIGVSKGYTFAKNLGLDLDKNDENLSLALGGLTYGVSPLALTAAYCAFDNQGVYIKPHVITKIVDQYGNTIVDVVPEKKIAMNERTAYLMTDMLESVVKSGTGTRAQMNRPVAGKTGTTQLPDKAIFNSITGSANKDAWFAGYTPELVGVVWMGYDQDVDKDGKPNYLRQVYGGQYPARIWKYVMENSLKEVPVSSFTKPTGIVSKAIDIKTGKLASSLTPDKYIRYEVFSNDNIPTEYSDAWITANICSDSKLLANEECPNQAKGVFLKASYASQSDIDAGLTAPTAHCNIHKGAESAIGTEMIGICTDPRHKGKLVLANYPQEGESGGCPQDLIQFRSFESGEVPTKHCDLKDHQVKK comes from the coding sequence ATGACAACAGAACCAGAGAAAAAACGTAAAATAAAATTATCCCGTGTGCTTTTGCTTTCATTTATTTTTATTTTGATTATAGGTTTTGGTTCGGGACTAGGTCTTTTATTAGGAATCGTAAAAGACTTGCCGGACTGGGATGCTGCTGATCTCGAATCTAAGAGCACTAGCTTTGTTTATGATATCAACGGGGATATGGTCGTCAAACTGCACAGAGCAGAAAACAGGGTACCGGTAAAATTAGATGCGATCCCTGATAGTTTGATTAATGCCTTTCTAGCCACAGAAGATGTACGCTTCTGGCAGCATCACGGTGTAGATGTTAAAAGGGTCTTTGGCGCATTAGCCGCTGACATCCGTAATCGTAATTTTTCTGAGGGTGCCAGTACCTTAACTATGCAATTGGTGAGAAATGCCATTTTAGAAGATCAGGACAAAAAAATAGAACGAAAAATCAAAGAAGCCCTATTGGCCATTCAAGTAGAGAGAAATTATACCAAGGATGAAATACTGACCATGTATCTCAATGAAATCTACTTTGGCCATGGTACTCATGGTGTGCAGACTGCGTCTCAACTCTATTTTGGAAAGGATGTCGGTGAATTGACCCTGGGTGAGTCTGCCATGCTCACCGGCTTAGTGCGCAATCCACGTAATTATTCTCCTTTTTTAAATCTTGATAATGCTATCCATATCAGAAATGTAGTTCTGAATAATATGCTGCAATATGGCATGATCTCCCAGGAAGAAGCGGATCAGGCAAAACAGGAAAAACCAAAATTGGCAGATTATCAGCAACAGAATCTCTACGCATACCCCTGGTTTACAGATTATGTGATTGATCAGGCAGAGGACTTAATAGAAGCGGCGGGAATGGAACCCAGTCAAATCTATACCGGAGGATTACGTATCCATACTACTTTAGATCCTGTAATACAAAAAGCTGCCGAGGATGCTTATGCCAATGAATCCTTTTTCCCTGCCAGCAATACCAACGATCCGGTTCAGAGTGCCATGGCAGTGATGGATCCTAAAACCGGTGAAGTCAGAGCCTTAATCGGGGGGCGGGAACACCTGACGAAAAGAGGCTTAAACAGAGCAACAGATATCAAAAGGCAGCCTGGTTCTGCTTTTAAACCAATCTCAGTATATGCACCGGCTTTGGAGGACGGTTTTGCTCCCTCCAGTCGGGTCAATGATGTGCCAACTACCTTTGGTTCATCAAAATATCCTTATAAACCAGTGAACTATGACGGTAGATATCGCGGCTCCGTTACGATGCGAAAAGCCGTAGAAGATTCTATCAATGTTCCCGCAGTGAAGTTTTTAAGCATGATCGGAGTGAGCAAAGGATACACTTTTGCAAAAAATTTAGGGTTGGATTTAGATAAGAATGACGAAAATCTATCCCTGGCATTAGGTGGTCTCACCTATGGGGTATCTCCTTTAGCTCTGACCGCAGCCTATTGTGCCTTTGATAATCAAGGAGTTTATATCAAACCTCACGTGATTACAAAAATAGTGGATCAGTATGGCAATACCATTGTGGATGTAGTTCCCGAAAAAAAGATTGCCATGAATGAACGGACAGCTTATTTGATGACAGATATGTTAGAATCCGTGGTAAAATCAGGAACCGGTACCAGAGCCCAAATGAATCGTCCTGTCGCCGGCAAAACCGGCACCACCCAATTACCGGATAAGGCTATTTTCAATAGCATTACTGGAAGCGCCAATAAGGATGCCTGGTTCGCTGGATACACCCCGGAATTAGTGGGTGTCGTCTGGATGGGCTATGACCAGGATGTAGATAAAGATGGCAAGCCAAATTATTTAAGGCAGGTATACGGGGGGCAATATCCGGCAAGAATCTGGAAATATGTAATGGAAAATTCCTTAAAAGAGGTTCCCGTATCATCTTTTACCAAGCCTACAGGAATTGTCTCCAAAGCAATTGATATCAAGACAGGCAAATTAGCCAGTAGTTTGACACCTGATAAGTATATCCGCTATGAAGTCTTTTCTAATGATAATATACCTACAGAATACTCTGATGCCTGGATTACGGCGAATATCTGCTCTGATAGCAAATTACTTGCTAACGAGGAGTGTCCCAATCAGGCTAAAGGTGTTTTTTTGAAAGCTTCCTATGCCAGTCAAAGTGATATTGATGCAGGTCTGACGGCTCCTACTGCTCATTGTAACATTCATAAAGGAGCTGAATCAGCTATTGGCACTGAAATGATTGGAATTTGCACTGATCCCCGCCATAAAGGGAAATTGGTATTGGCCAATTATCCGCAAGAAGGAGAATCAGGCGGCTGTCCGCAAGACCTCATCCAATTCAGATCATTTGAATCCGGTGAAGTTCCTACTAAGCATTGTGATTTGAAAGACCATCAAGTCAAGAAGTAA
- a CDS encoding endonuclease MutS2, with the protein MDEKTLLKIEFDRVLQMLGERCGSSLGKGIAGELTPMSQKHEIELGLKETTEAKDILRLNPAFTLGGIRDIGRIVERAALGGILEPEQFLSIADTCGAARKTKLFLLNLKENYPIILDLAKKLGIFKSLETAVGETVADDGSIIDSASDKLYGIRRKIRTSQDRIKDKLDSLIRNPNTAKYLQDNLVTIRGDRYVIPVKQENRTQVPGIVHDQSASGATLFIEPMAVLELNNDLKRLRIEENDEITVILKNLSQLVASFEAEILFTLEILGQLDFIFAKGRLSHSMDGGAPKINEHGIIRLKRARHPLIPKDVVPIDVDLGSNIDSMIITGPNTGGKTVTLKTIGLFTAMALSGLHVPADDGSDLSLFHNIFADIGDEQSIEQSLSTFSSHLVNIVRILKEVDEHTLVLFDELGAGTDPTEGAALAMAILEYLRGRKVKVVATTHYSELKVYAYNNPNIVNASVEFNVETLRPTYRLLMGIPGKSNAFEIARSLGLNEEILAQAGSFLTQDQVQVADLISNLELNQKISQQEKEEAAALRKELQVMKHRLEAQKIDLQNKEGEILRRAQEESLKILKKTKDDMDLLYNEFKSSLVAESQKFENQKLLQSKDKIKKMGEGLEYVVPEKRFAGQAPQKVELGQIIEIPKLNQKGQVLSLPNQAGEIIVQVGIMKITVKLEDIRTTEETEQKTGTTKVGRIRMEKISAISSELDLRGLLVEEALEKVDKYLDDAYVAGLKDVRIIHGKGTGALRDAVTLHLKKHRQVKNARLGEYNEGGNGVTVVSLNV; encoded by the coding sequence TTGGATGAAAAGACCTTACTAAAGATCGAGTTTGATCGGGTGCTTCAGATGTTGGGGGAAAGGTGCGGTTCTTCTTTAGGCAAAGGAATTGCTGGAGAATTAACACCCATGAGCCAGAAACATGAAATTGAGCTTGGCCTGAAAGAAACAACGGAAGCCAAAGACATCCTTCGTTTAAATCCTGCTTTTACCCTAGGGGGCATCCGAGATATTGGAAGGATTGTGGAAAGAGCTGCATTAGGCGGGATACTGGAACCGGAGCAATTTTTAAGTATTGCCGATACCTGTGGCGCAGCCAGGAAGACGAAACTCTTTTTGCTGAATCTCAAGGAAAATTACCCCATCATTTTGGATTTGGCTAAAAAATTGGGTATCTTTAAATCCCTGGAAACAGCCGTTGGTGAGACGGTGGCAGATGACGGATCAATTATAGACTCGGCCAGTGATAAACTATATGGTATTCGAAGAAAAATCAGGACCAGTCAGGATCGCATCAAGGATAAACTGGATTCCCTGATTCGAAATCCCAATACGGCTAAATATCTCCAGGATAACCTGGTCACCATTCGGGGTGATCGTTATGTAATTCCTGTCAAGCAAGAAAACCGTACTCAGGTACCGGGCATCGTCCATGACCAATCTGCCAGTGGTGCCACTCTGTTCATTGAGCCGATGGCAGTTCTGGAATTGAATAACGATTTAAAAAGGCTGAGAATCGAAGAAAATGATGAGATTACAGTTATTTTGAAGAATTTAAGTCAATTGGTAGCTTCTTTTGAAGCAGAAATTCTATTTACCCTGGAAATTTTGGGTCAGCTGGACTTTATTTTTGCCAAAGGACGGTTAAGCCATAGTATGGATGGGGGTGCTCCCAAGATTAATGAACATGGCATTATTCGCCTGAAAAGGGCACGCCATCCCTTGATCCCCAAAGATGTAGTACCCATTGATGTGGATTTGGGATCAAACATTGATTCTATGATTATTACCGGTCCCAATACCGGGGGGAAAACAGTAACCTTAAAAACTATCGGTCTATTCACTGCCATGGCTTTATCCGGACTGCATGTGCCGGCAGATGATGGCAGTGACTTGAGCCTTTTTCACAATATTTTTGCCGATATCGGTGATGAACAAAGCATTGAGCAGTCCTTAAGCACATTTTCTTCTCATTTGGTAAACATTGTGCGTATTTTGAAAGAAGTGGATGAACATACCTTAGTACTCTTTGACGAATTAGGAGCAGGAACGGATCCCACCGAAGGTGCTGCCCTGGCCATGGCAATTTTGGAATACTTAAGGGGCAGAAAAGTAAAGGTGGTAGCGACAACCCATTATAGTGAACTCAAGGTCTATGCCTATAATAATCCTAACATCGTCAACGCCAGCGTGGAGTTCAATGTGGAGACTTTAAGGCCCACCTATCGACTGCTTATGGGGATACCTGGTAAAAGCAACGCCTTCGAAATTGCGCGCAGCTTGGGGTTGAATGAAGAAATTTTAGCCCAGGCAGGTTCTTTTCTCACCCAGGATCAAGTTCAGGTAGCGGACTTAATCTCCAATTTGGAGTTGAATCAAAAGATCAGCCAACAAGAAAAAGAAGAGGCTGCCGCTCTTCGCAAAGAACTCCAGGTAATGAAGCACCGCCTGGAAGCACAAAAAATTGATCTGCAAAATAAAGAAGGGGAAATCCTGCGTCGGGCCCAGGAAGAAAGCCTGAAGATCCTTAAAAAAACCAAAGATGATATGGATCTTTTATATAATGAGTTCAAATCGAGTCTGGTGGCAGAATCTCAAAAGTTCGAGAACCAAAAATTGCTTCAATCCAAGGATAAAATCAAAAAGATGGGTGAGGGTCTGGAATATGTGGTCCCGGAAAAACGTTTTGCCGGGCAAGCTCCCCAAAAGGTGGAATTGGGGCAAATTATCGAAATCCCCAAATTGAATCAAAAAGGTCAGGTTTTGTCCCTGCCCAACCAAGCCGGCGAAATCATTGTCCAGGTAGGAATTATGAAAATCACGGTGAAGCTGGAGGATATTCGCACCACCGAGGAGACAGAGCAAAAAACCGGAACCACCAAAGTTGGTCGGATCAGAATGGAAAAGATCAGTGCCATCTCCAGTGAATTAGATCTGCGCGGTCTATTGGTTGAGGAAGCCCTGGAAAAGGTGGACAAATACTTGGACGATGCTTATGTCGCCGGATTAAAAGATGTACGTATTATTCACGGGAAAGGGACCGGCGCCCTTCGAGATGCAGTGACCCTTCACTTAAAGAAGCATCGCCAGGTGAAAAATGCCCGCCTGGGGGAATATAACGAGGGAGGAAATGGGGTAACCGTAGTTTCCTTAAATGTCTAA